In one Lycium barbarum isolate Lr01 chromosome 7, ASM1917538v2, whole genome shotgun sequence genomic region, the following are encoded:
- the LOC132602741 gene encoding uncharacterized protein LOC132602741 has product MTEQREQVKTRNRGRSEPPKMFRPTGVVFGIDKPMPVSERGKYESGKNVDQQNLEKNDDDSENRVKEDQGIQKKKAKGKGSNDKTNSPQESQTFMINDDKELEVILFEEGWEPAISKKKQRSRSNKSKEKRQPSEQKGKKQEMTITQNSFDELLQDEDNVNLIVDVIAETSKRDQQNEEIKKGQEKVDEWAETSSIEEENTSKDEDEEDSLSEEGEDSDSEESEEEEKEQTEENLKDTSKEKASNEKENPEGARTGERKKRKWKNKRE; this is encoded by the exons ATGACTGAGCAAAGGGAACAAGTGAAAACAAGAAATAGAGGTAGAAGTGAGCCTCCCAAAATGTTTAGACCAACTGGTGTTGTTTTTGGAATTGATAAACCTATGCCAGTATCAGAAAG AGGAAAATATGAATCTGGAAAAAATGTTGATCAACAGAATCTGGAAAAAAATGATGATGACTCGGAAAATAGGGTCAAAGAGGATCAGGGGATACAAAAGAAAAAGGCCAAAGGGAAAGGGTCTAATGATAAGACAAACAGCCCTCAGGAATCACAGACTTTCATGATTAATGATGACAAAGAATTAGAAGTGATCCTATTTGAAGAAGGATGGGAACCTGCTATTAGCAAAAAGAAACAAAGGAGCAGAAGTAATAAATCCAAAGAAAAAAGACAACCAAGTGAACAAAAGGGGAAGAAACAAGAGATGACTATTACACAAAACAGCTTTGATGAACTGTTGCAAGATGAAGACAATGTGAATTTAATTGTGGATGTCATTGCTGAGACTTCAAAAAGAGACCAACAGAATGAAGAAATCAAGAAAGGTCAAGAGAAGGTAGATGAATGGGCAGAGACATCTTCTATTGAAGAAGAAAATACATCTAAAGATGAGGATGAAGAGGACAGCCTCTCAGAAGAAGGAGAAGACAGTGATTCAGAGGAATCTGAAGAagaggagaaagaacaaacaGAGGAGAATCTGAAGGACACTAGTAAGGAGAAAGCTAGCAATGAAAAAGAAAATCCAGAAGGGGCTAGAacaggagaaagaaaaaaaagaaagtggAAAAACAAGCGAGAATAA